The Mycolicibacterium flavescens genome has a segment encoding these proteins:
- a CDS encoding putative F420-dependent oxidoreductase, MSMEG_4141 family, with translation MTKPDLGRYGAFGHYSMWQKLSPEQLRAIEDLGYGAIWAGGSPAAELSWVEPILDATNTLKLATGIVNIWTADAEPVSESFHRIEKTHPGRFVLGIGVGHPEAHTEYQKPYDALVAYLDKLDEYGVPKDRRVVAALGPRVLKLSAQRAAGPHPYLTTPEHTAEARKLIGPDAFIAPEHKVVPTTDAESARAVGRKALDIYLNLTNYLNSWKRLGFTDDEVAKPGSDRLVDAVVAYGTVDAIAERLNEHLEAGADHVPVQMLTGPDKLVDALAQLAGPLGLK, from the coding sequence ATGACGAAACCCGATCTCGGCAGGTACGGCGCGTTCGGCCATTACTCCATGTGGCAGAAGCTGAGCCCGGAGCAGCTGCGGGCCATCGAAGACCTCGGCTACGGGGCGATCTGGGCGGGCGGTTCCCCTGCGGCCGAATTGTCCTGGGTGGAACCGATTCTCGACGCGACGAACACACTCAAACTGGCGACCGGCATCGTCAACATCTGGACCGCGGACGCCGAGCCCGTCAGCGAGTCCTTCCACCGCATCGAGAAGACCCATCCGGGACGCTTTGTACTGGGTATCGGCGTCGGCCACCCCGAAGCCCACACCGAATATCAGAAGCCGTACGACGCGCTCGTCGCCTACCTCGACAAGCTCGACGAGTACGGGGTGCCGAAGGACAGAAGGGTGGTCGCCGCGCTCGGTCCGCGGGTGCTCAAGCTGTCCGCGCAGCGCGCCGCCGGGCCGCACCCCTACCTGACGACGCCGGAACACACCGCCGAGGCGCGCAAGCTGATCGGCCCGGATGCGTTCATCGCGCCTGAACACAAAGTGGTGCCGACCACTGATGCCGAGAGTGCCCGCGCGGTCGGCCGCAAGGCGCTCGACATCTATCTCAACCTGACGAACTATCTCAACAGCTGGAAGCGTCTCGGATTCACCGACGACGAGGTCGCGAAGCCGGGCAGCGACCGGCTTGTCGATGCCGTGGTGGCGTATGGCACCGTCGACGCCATAGCCGAACGGCTCAACGAGCATCTCGAAGCGGGCGCCGACCACGTGCCCGTGCAGATGCTCACCGGACCGGACAAGCTGGTGGACGCGTTGGCTCAATTGGCGGGTCCGCTCGGATTGAAGTGA
- a CDS encoding putative F420-dependent oxidoreductase, MSMEG_4141 family — protein sequence MTELKPNFGRYGVWTFGVPKPEQAVEIEKLGYGAVWIGGSPAGNLEYVEPILERTENLQVATGIINVWTASAGEVADAYHRVEDAYPGRFLLGIGIGHPEHTEEYRKPYDVLVEYLDALDAKKVPTSRRVIAALGPKVLKLAAQRSAGAHPYLTTPQHTGEARNLLGPTVFIAPEHKVVLARDAEASREIGRQTVDFYLNLSNYLNNWKRLGFTEDDVAKPGSDRLIDALVAHGTPDAIAARLNEHLESGADHVAIQVLGGWDVLIPTLTELAGPLGLKG from the coding sequence ATGACTGAGCTCAAGCCCAATTTCGGCCGCTACGGCGTATGGACGTTCGGCGTTCCGAAACCCGAACAGGCCGTGGAGATCGAGAAGCTCGGCTACGGCGCGGTGTGGATCGGCGGATCGCCTGCCGGCAACCTGGAATACGTCGAGCCGATTCTCGAGCGCACTGAGAACCTTCAGGTCGCGACCGGGATCATCAACGTGTGGACGGCGTCCGCCGGCGAGGTCGCCGACGCCTACCACCGCGTCGAGGACGCGTATCCGGGTCGCTTCCTGCTGGGCATCGGTATCGGTCATCCCGAGCACACCGAGGAGTACCGCAAACCGTATGACGTGCTCGTCGAGTACCTCGACGCACTGGATGCGAAGAAGGTGCCGACGAGCCGGCGGGTGATCGCGGCGCTGGGACCCAAGGTGCTCAAGCTCGCAGCGCAGCGCAGTGCCGGGGCGCACCCGTACCTGACCACCCCGCAGCACACCGGAGAGGCGCGAAACCTGCTGGGGCCCACGGTGTTCATCGCCCCCGAGCACAAGGTCGTGTTGGCCAGGGACGCCGAGGCCTCCCGCGAGATCGGTAGGCAGACAGTCGATTTCTACCTCAACCTGTCGAACTACCTGAACAACTGGAAGCGTTTGGGCTTCACCGAGGACGACGTCGCCAAGCCCGGCAGCGACCGGCTAATCGACGCGCTCGTCGCCCACGGCACGCCCGACGCCATCGCCGCTCGGCTCAACGAGCACCTGGAGTCCGGCGCCGATCATGTCGCGATCCAGGTGCTCGGCGGATGGGACGTGTTGATCCCCACGCTGACCGAATTGGCCGGGCCGCTCGGTTTGAAGGGCTGA